A portion of the Calothrix sp. 336/3 genome contains these proteins:
- a CDS encoding helix-turn-helix domain-containing protein encodes MAGVTKVEITESVEELHELLRKQKTASNLERIQALYLLKIGQVKTIQDVAVVVGRARVTVQRWLKEYQESGIKGLLTTKKSPGRPAIISLQVREQLDKELQESEGFKSYEEIRTWLKAVEGIEASYKVVHDTVRYQMKAKLKVPRAVGIKYDSEAELEFKKNCHNT; translated from the coding sequence ATGGCTGGAGTCACCAAAGTAGAAATAACAGAGTCAGTAGAGGAATTACATGAACTGCTGAGAAAACAAAAAACAGCATCAAATCTCGAACGGATTCAAGCTTTGTATTTACTGAAAATAGGACAGGTGAAAACAATACAAGACGTAGCGGTGGTAGTAGGAAGGGCAAGGGTAACGGTACAAAGATGGTTGAAAGAGTATCAAGAGTCAGGGATTAAGGGTCTATTAACAACGAAAAAGAGTCCAGGGCGACCAGCAATAATTAGCTTACAAGTAAGAGAGCAGCTAGACAAAGAGCTTCAAGAATCGGAGGGATTCAAAAGTTATGAGGAAATACGAACATGGTTAAAAGCAGTAGAAGGGATAGAAGCATCATATAAAGTAGTACACGATACAGTGCGCTATCAAATGAAAGCAAAGCTAAAAGTGCCGCGAGCAGTAGGTATAAAATACGATAGCGAAGCAGAATTAGAATTTAAAAAAAACTGCCACAATACTTAG
- a CDS encoding IS630 family transposase — protein MRYWCGDESRVGLKTEAGRLITKKGVKPIGIMQWKRDNFYLYGLVEPLTGEYFIWEFSHLNTACFNIFLEKFSQTYAQDIHILQLDNGAFHLSQHLKVPENIVLLFQPPHTPQVNPIERLWEEVKRHLTWESFPSLDELREFIWNRLAQLNTSIVASITGWDFILDALFVSGFS, from the coding sequence ATTAGATATTGGTGTGGGGACGAAAGCCGTGTGGGATTGAAGACTGAAGCTGGGAGACTAATTACTAAAAAAGGAGTTAAGCCCATCGGCATTATGCAATGGAAGCGGGATAATTTTTATTTATATGGATTAGTGGAACCATTAACTGGAGAGTATTTTATCTGGGAATTCTCTCATTTAAATACAGCCTGTTTCAATATTTTTTTAGAAAAATTCTCACAGACTTATGCTCAAGATATTCATATTCTTCAGTTAGATAATGGAGCTTTTCATTTAAGCCAGCATCTGAAAGTACCAGAAAACATAGTTTTGTTATTTCAACCTCCACATACACCTCAAGTTAATCCCATAGAGAGATTGTGGGAAGAAGTTAAAAGGCATTTAACTTGGGAAAGCTTCCCAAGTTTAGATGAATTAAGAGAATTTATCTGGAATCGGTTGGCACAATTAAACACATCAATTGTTGCTTCCATCACAGGTTGGGATTTTATTCTTGATGCTTTATTTGTATCAGGCTTTTCGTGA
- a CDS encoding TIGR02281 family clan AA aspartic protease, which yields MELLVVLLLAALVIHFPRKDGPARIKRRDGGCPVVDVTFNDDQAEEMIVDTGCSRTTITQKMAKNLGVRTIGKSRAQIANGDTIEFDVAVVDSIEVGGVKAKEVIVGIAPDKLDIGLLGQNFYGKYDVNIKRDVVEFNESVDA from the coding sequence ATGGAATTGCTTGTGGTGCTACTATTAGCTGCTTTAGTAATTCATTTTCCGAGGAAGGATGGACCAGCGAGAATTAAGAGAAGAGATGGTGGTTGTCCGGTTGTGGATGTAACTTTTAATGATGACCAAGCAGAGGAAATGATTGTGGATACTGGTTGTAGTCGCACCACAATTACCCAAAAAATGGCGAAGAATTTAGGCGTAAGAACCATAGGTAAAAGTCGCGCTCAAATTGCCAACGGAGATACTATTGAATTTGATGTGGCAGTTGTGGACTCCATAGAGGTTGGTGGGGTAAAAGCGAAGGAAGTGATAGTGGGAATTGCCCCCGATAAACTAGATATTGGTTTGTTGGGACAAAATTTCTATGGGAAGTATGATGTGAATATTAAGCGAGATGTGGTGGAGTTTAATGAGTCTGTAGATGCTTAG
- a CDS encoding ABC transporter ATP-binding protein: protein MSLLEVRNLCKFYPGCVANREVNLLVERGEIHALLGENGAGKSTLMQMIYGVLRPDAGEILWQGNPVTINSPSQGRSLGMGMVFQHFSLLETLTVTENIALSLPPQEKWNLSRVDRQIRILSREYGLEIHPERPVYSLSVGEKQRVEIIRCLMQTTQLLILDEPTAVLTPREVEQLFTVLRRLAADGCGILFSSHKLKEVQALCHQATVLRRGEVVGKCNPQRETPETMASLLVGTEILQTHTPKQKLPGATCLRVQNLSLSSPYSYGTALHNINLQLRSGEIIGIAGVAGNGQRELLAVLSGEILSAAKMLMLGEMPIGDLGVVKRRRLGMGYAPEERLEKGILPQMNLPENALLTAYGQGLIRRGLIRREKLTTWTRRICSAFNVNFTNLQVPSKSLSGGNLQKFIIGREIQQNPAVLIIAHPTWGVDVQAKITIHNALLEMRDTGTGILVVSEDLEELFTLCDRLTVIYRGRLSPLVAATDTNYHKIGRLMTGIDRN from the coding sequence ATGTCCCTATTAGAAGTGAGAAATCTCTGTAAATTTTATCCTGGTTGTGTGGCAAATCGGGAGGTAAATTTACTCGTAGAAAGGGGAGAAATTCACGCTCTATTGGGGGAAAATGGGGCAGGAAAAAGTACTCTGATGCAGATGATTTATGGGGTATTGCGTCCCGATGCCGGTGAGATTTTGTGGCAAGGCAACCCTGTAACAATTAATTCTCCATCCCAGGGGCGATCGCTGGGTATGGGTATGGTATTTCAACATTTTTCCCTCCTCGAAACTCTGACAGTAACAGAAAATATTGCTTTGTCTTTACCACCCCAGGAAAAATGGAATTTATCACGGGTGGATCGCCAAATTCGTATCCTTTCCCGTGAGTATGGTTTGGAAATTCATCCAGAACGTCCGGTTTACAGTCTTTCGGTGGGAGAAAAGCAACGAGTCGAAATTATCCGTTGTTTGATGCAAACCACCCAGCTATTGATTTTAGATGAACCAACGGCAGTTCTTACCCCTAGGGAGGTGGAGCAGTTATTTACTGTTTTGCGGCGCTTGGCGGCGGATGGTTGCGGTATATTATTTAGCAGTCATAAGTTAAAGGAAGTCCAAGCACTGTGTCATCAAGCTACTGTGTTACGTCGTGGAGAAGTGGTAGGGAAATGTAACCCCCAAAGGGAAACCCCGGAAACCATGGCAAGTTTACTAGTAGGCACAGAAATATTACAAACCCATACTCCCAAACAGAAATTACCTGGTGCAACCTGCCTACGAGTACAAAATTTATCCCTATCCTCTCCCTATTCCTACGGTACTGCTCTGCACAACATCAATTTACAACTGCGTAGCGGTGAGATAATTGGAATTGCTGGGGTGGCTGGAAATGGACAAAGGGAACTTTTGGCGGTTTTGAGTGGAGAAATTTTATCTGCCGCCAAGATGCTGATGTTGGGGGAAATGCCAATTGGTGATTTGGGTGTGGTAAAACGTCGTCGTTTAGGAATGGGATATGCACCAGAGGAAAGATTAGAAAAAGGTATACTTCCCCAGATGAATTTACCAGAAAATGCCTTACTTACCGCCTATGGACAAGGCTTAATTCGCAGAGGTTTGATTCGTCGAGAAAAATTAACGACTTGGACAAGACGAATTTGTAGCGCTTTTAATGTTAACTTTACTAATTTACAGGTTCCCAGTAAAAGTTTATCTGGGGGCAACTTGCAAAAGTTTATTATAGGGCGAGAAATCCAACAAAATCCCGCAGTCTTGATTATTGCTCATCCCACCTGGGGTGTGGATGTCCAGGCAAAGATAACTATTCATAATGCTTTGCTAGAAATGCGAGATACAGGGACAGGGATATTGGTAGTTTCTGAGGATTTAGAGGAGTTATTTACTCTGTGCGATCGCCTAACTGTAATTTACCGAGGTCGTCTCTCACCTCTAGTAGCAGCTACAGATACAAATTATCATAAAATTGGCAGGTTGATGACAGGAATTGACCGAAATTAA
- a CDS encoding BMP family ABC transporter substrate-binding protein produces MERRQFLKYVTLAGSGFTFAACTSEKQNSQVLPSPKISAIATNEPLKVGFVYVGPVGDFGWTYSHDLGRREMEANLQGKVRSTFVESINEGADAERVIRQLALDGNRLIFTTSFGYMNPTIKVAKDFPKVAFEHCTGYKRAKNVGTYLGRFEEPRYLTGMIAGKMTQSNIIGFIGAYPIPEVIRGIGAFTLGVRATNPQAKVRVVWVQSWYDPGKEREAAQALVNLGADVLTQHTDSAAAVQLAEEKGIYAFGYNTDMSKFGQKAHLTSAINRWGKFYTDRALAVINGTWKADDIWHGIAQGMVDISPLNTAIPPDVQQMVMAKRDEFIKGTAHPFTGVIKDEQGVVRVSKGKVLNDAEQIKMNWYVEGVEGVKSQK; encoded by the coding sequence ATGGAACGTCGTCAGTTTCTTAAGTATGTCACTTTAGCAGGTTCTGGCTTTACCTTTGCTGCCTGTACCTCAGAAAAGCAGAATTCTCAAGTTCTGCCATCACCGAAAATTTCAGCGATCGCCACCAATGAACCCTTGAAAGTGGGGTTTGTCTATGTCGGACCCGTAGGTGATTTTGGTTGGACTTACTCCCATGATTTGGGTAGAAGGGAAATGGAGGCAAATCTCCAAGGAAAGGTACGTTCCACCTTTGTCGAAAGTATCAATGAAGGTGCAGATGCAGAAAGGGTAATTCGCCAATTAGCTTTGGATGGCAATAGGCTAATTTTTACTACTTCCTTTGGCTATATGAACCCGACAATTAAAGTCGCTAAGGATTTTCCTAAGGTGGCATTTGAACATTGTACTGGCTATAAACGAGCAAAAAATGTTGGTACTTATTTAGGACGTTTTGAAGAACCTCGCTACCTGACGGGGATGATTGCCGGGAAGATGACCCAATCTAATATTATTGGTTTTATTGGAGCGTATCCCATCCCGGAGGTGATTCGTGGGATTGGAGCTTTTACTCTGGGGGTAAGAGCCACAAATCCTCAAGCCAAGGTGCGGGTTGTTTGGGTACAAAGTTGGTACGATCCAGGGAAGGAGAGGGAAGCAGCCCAAGCTCTGGTAAACTTAGGAGCAGATGTACTCACCCAACATACAGATTCGGCGGCGGCGGTACAATTGGCTGAGGAAAAGGGGATTTATGCTTTTGGTTACAACACAGACATGAGTAAGTTTGGACAAAAAGCACATTTAACTTCAGCAATTAATCGCTGGGGCAAATTTTATACTGATAGGGCTTTAGCTGTAATTAATGGTACATGGAAGGCTGATGATATTTGGCATGGTATCGCCCAAGGAATGGTGGATATTTCACCCCTGAATACTGCTATCCCACCCGATGTACAGCAAATGGTGATGGCAAAACGAGATGAGTTTATTAAGGGTACTGCTCACCCCTTTACTGGGGTAATTAAGGATGAACAGGGAGTGGTGAGAGTATCGAAAGGCAAGGTATTAAATGATGCGGAACAGATAAAAATGAATTGGTATGTTGAAGGTGTGGAAGGGGTAAAGAGTCAAAAATAA
- a CDS encoding sulfite exporter TauE/SafE family protein — protein sequence MPNLWQLILGGLISGILAGFLGIGGGTVLVPLQVALGYSPVQAVATSSMAIAITAISGTIQNWRMGYFNLQKVMLLGLPALVTAQLGVYLANQIPDYILLISFAGLLLLNIYLVELRKRLVAKTGENQPVSWNPLFSRIVTGGAAGILAGLFGVGGGVIMVPLQILLLGEPIKLAIQTSLGVIVITAISATIGHGITGNILLNEGLILGLGGLIGAQISTRFLPRLSDRVVSLAFRSLLAILSVYMFWQAWQILQK from the coding sequence ATGCCTAATCTCTGGCAGTTAATCCTAGGAGGACTGATTAGTGGCATACTGGCAGGTTTTTTAGGTATTGGTGGTGGAACAGTTTTAGTTCCTTTGCAAGTTGCTTTGGGATATAGTCCGGTGCAAGCGGTGGCGACTAGTAGTATGGCGATCGCCATTACAGCTATCTCTGGGACGATTCAGAATTGGCGTATGGGTTATTTTAACTTGCAGAAAGTGATGCTGTTGGGATTACCAGCATTGGTGACAGCTCAGCTAGGTGTATATTTAGCAAATCAAATTCCCGATTATATTTTATTAATTAGTTTTGCTGGCTTACTGTTATTAAATATTTATTTAGTAGAACTGCGAAAACGTTTAGTTGCCAAAACTGGAGAAAATCAGCCTGTTTCTTGGAATCCCTTATTTTCAAGAATTGTCACAGGGGGAGCGGCGGGAATCTTAGCAGGATTATTTGGTGTGGGAGGTGGAGTAATTATGGTTCCTTTACAAATTCTCCTATTAGGAGAACCGATTAAATTAGCGATTCAAACTAGCTTAGGCGTAATTGTGATCACTGCAATTTCGGCAACTATTGGGCACGGTATTACTGGAAACATTTTATTGAATGAAGGTTTAATTTTGGGTTTAGGAGGATTAATTGGGGCACAAATTAGTACGCGCTTTTTACCGAGATTATCTGACAGAGTTGTCAGTTTAGCCTTCCGTTCCCTGTTGGCAATTTTATCTGTATATATGTTTTGGCAAGCTTGGCAGATTTTACAGAAATAA
- a CDS encoding acetamidase/formamidase family protein, producing the protein MTHHLLKANKNTVHLGGFSQELIPVLRVNSGDTVDIETYTGYYIYEQAPPEFLTPDFIDICQNLASEKIVSTGPHLLTGPIYIEDAQPGDVLEVQLKEIQPSLPIGFNAIRTGWGVLPQDFSQPALRFIALDLENKIAEFPEKSNIKIPLKPFFGILGVATEENSRNSIPPGNYGGNIDNRELQAGSKIFLPIFVRGGLFSLGDGHSAQGDGEVNVTAIETSMNGRIKLILHKNLQLTQPIAETATDIITMGFASTLDAALEIALKNMINFLCQFVHLSPEDAYVLCSLAVNFRVSQVVNSPQKGIHGMLPKAILPQNFQWVI; encoded by the coding sequence ATGACCCATCATTTATTGAAAGCCAACAAAAATACAGTTCATCTGGGCGGTTTTTCCCAGGAATTAATACCTGTACTTCGGGTGAATTCTGGTGACACAGTAGATATTGAAACTTACACAGGTTACTATATTTATGAGCAAGCTCCGCCAGAGTTTCTCACACCAGATTTCATTGATATTTGTCAAAACTTAGCCTCAGAAAAAATTGTCTCCACCGGACCACATTTATTAACTGGTCCTATTTACATTGAGGATGCACAACCAGGAGATGTTCTTGAAGTTCAACTAAAAGAAATTCAACCAAGTTTACCCATTGGTTTTAATGCGATTCGCACAGGTTGGGGAGTATTACCTCAAGACTTTTCCCAACCTGCTCTGAGATTTATTGCCTTAGATTTAGAGAATAAAATTGCAGAGTTTCCAGAAAAAAGTAATATTAAAATTCCCCTAAAACCTTTTTTTGGAATTCTGGGGGTTGCCACTGAGGAAAACTCTCGTAATTCTATCCCTCCAGGGAATTATGGCGGTAATATTGATAATCGAGAATTACAAGCAGGGTCAAAAATTTTCTTGCCAATATTTGTCCGTGGGGGATTATTTTCCCTAGGTGATGGTCATTCCGCTCAAGGTGACGGTGAAGTCAATGTGACTGCCATTGAAACATCAATGAATGGTCGAATTAAATTGATATTACATAAAAATTTACAACTGACGCAGCCAATAGCAGAAACGGCAACGGATATTATAACTATGGGGTTTGCTAGCACTTTGGATGCAGCTTTAGAAATTGCCTTGAAAAATATGATTAATTTTCTTTGCCAATTTGTTCATTTGTCTCCAGAAGATGCTTATGTATTGTGTAGTTTGGCAGTCAATTTCCGTGTCAGCCAAGTAGTTAATTCTCCACAGAAAGGGATTCATGGGATGTTACCAAAAGCTATTTTGCCCCAGAATTTTCAGTGGGTAATTTAA
- a CDS encoding DUF5684 domain-containing protein — protein MLLENIDWSFIYFLAQSSSSSDTASAGSGIVGLIFGIGAYLFSSYCFYNIYQKLGEPNAWFAWVPILNNWIMLKAGDQSPWWLIGFFIPLVNIVALVFLIIAFVNIVKKLGKNPWMILLMIVPIVNFFILYNFAFG, from the coding sequence ATGCTCTTAGAAAATATTGATTGGAGTTTCATTTATTTTCTGGCTCAGAGTAGTTCTAGTAGTGATACTGCATCTGCTGGTAGTGGTATAGTTGGGTTAATTTTCGGAATTGGTGCATATCTCTTCAGTTCCTATTGCTTCTATAATATTTATCAGAAATTAGGTGAACCGAATGCTTGGTTTGCATGGGTACCCATTCTGAATAATTGGATTATGTTGAAAGCTGGTGATCAATCTCCTTGGTGGTTGATTGGTTTCTTTATTCCCTTGGTGAATATCGTTGCTTTGGTTTTCCTAATTATTGCCTTTGTTAATATTGTGAAAAAATTAGGGAAAAACCCTTGGATGATTTTGTTAATGATTGTACCAATTGTTAACTTCTTTATTCTTTACAACTTTGCTTTTGGTTAG
- a CDS encoding peroxiredoxin, whose amino-acid sequence MISRRYFLTIFLASVFTFINWLNFTPTAQALGGKLPEINQPAPEFTLPTNTGDGEISLTDYRGQWVVLYFYPQDFTSGCTIEARRFQQDLPKYLQKNTQIIGVSADDVNSHQEFCDSEGLKFPLLADVTGNVSKAYGSWMNFFSMRHTFIIDPQGTLREIFVKVNPTVHSQEVFAALEKLQQASS is encoded by the coding sequence ATGATTTCCCGTCGCTATTTTTTGACTATATTCCTTGCCAGTGTTTTTACATTCATCAACTGGTTAAATTTTACTCCCACTGCTCAAGCATTAGGAGGTAAACTTCCTGAGATAAATCAACCTGCACCAGAATTTACCTTACCAACGAATACAGGTGATGGGGAAATATCCTTGACTGATTACCGTGGTCAGTGGGTAGTACTATATTTTTACCCCCAAGATTTTACTTCTGGTTGCACAATTGAAGCACGACGCTTTCAGCAAGATTTACCCAAATACTTACAAAAAAATACTCAAATTATTGGTGTGAGCGCAGATGATGTGAACTCTCATCAAGAGTTTTGTGATTCAGAGGGTTTGAAGTTTCCTTTACTGGCTGATGTTACAGGAAATGTGAGTAAAGCCTATGGTTCTTGGATGAATTTTTTCTCCATGCGCCATACTTTTATTATTGACCCCCAAGGCACCTTGCGCGAAATATTTGTGAAAGTTAATCCTACGGTGCATAGTCAAGAAGTATTTGCCGCACTTGAGAAATTACAGCAAGCATCATCATAA
- the sipA gene encoding regulatory protein SipA yields MSKEFSIGSKVRLVASPPYVKTADSMPNLRSPDVIQIGEEGIVINRRPGGYWGVRFSQGAFLLDSQYIESVE; encoded by the coding sequence ATGTCTAAAGAATTTTCAATTGGTAGCAAAGTACGCCTTGTAGCCTCACCTCCCTACGTGAAAACCGCCGATTCTATGCCCAATTTGCGCTCTCCAGATGTGATTCAAATCGGAGAAGAAGGTATAGTAATTAACCGTCGTCCTGGTGGATACTGGGGAGTTCGCTTTTCTCAGGGTGCTTTTCTTCTGGATAGTCAATACATCGAAAGCGTGGAGTAA
- a CDS encoding AarF/ABC1/UbiB kinase family protein yields the protein MIANTSPTVSVIPEVMPRDDLTAKETPVQPSTLPRGKVEPETLRYNAQEIAAYYQKRLFTVLGRIFAVLMPVLTFALGVWWDTKRGIVVKNDRRRAVQLREMLTKLGPAYIKIGQALSTRPDLVPPAFLEELTQLQDKLPAFPNEIAYQFIEEELGASPEEIYGELSPQPIAAASLGQVYKGRLKTGEEVAVKIQRPDLRERITIDLYILRKLAAWAQKNIKRVRSDLVGILDELGDRIFEEMDYIHEGENAERFQSLYGHFPDIYVPKIYWEYTNRRVLTMEWINGTKLTQTAEIEAQGINARYLIEVGVQCSLRQLLEHGFFHADPHPGNLLATPEGKLAYLDFGMMSEIQPPQRYGLIEAIVHVVNRDFDGLANDYVKLDFLSPDTDLRPISHAFSQVFADAQTASVADLNIKSITDDLSALMYEYPFRVPPYYALIIRSLVTLEGIAIFIDPNFKVLSEAYPYVSKRLLTDPAPQLRESLKDLLFKDNSFRWNRLENLLTNARSNQDYDFNLVLNQAVDFLSSERGSFIRDRLVDELLKSLDALGKNILHNFTYLLREQVGITSVKEAPGATDEQQKNLEHIKRILQVLQETRGFDATQLAPQVVKILVNPGVQKLGQQIAIQLLQKAVARLIRELLAEDTETVKTPNLNQPALPGRI from the coding sequence ATGATTGCGAATACATCCCCTACTGTTTCTGTTATCCCTGAAGTCATGCCAAGGGATGATTTGACGGCAAAGGAAACTCCAGTTCAGCCTAGCACTCTGCCTAGGGGGAAAGTGGAGCCAGAAACATTACGTTATAATGCCCAGGAAATTGCTGCATACTACCAAAAAAGACTATTTACTGTCTTGGGACGGATTTTTGCTGTCTTGATGCCAGTACTTACCTTTGCTTTGGGTGTGTGGTGGGATACGAAGCGGGGGATTGTCGTCAAAAATGACCGTCGGCGGGCGGTACAATTACGGGAGATGTTGACGAAGTTAGGACCAGCCTATATTAAAATTGGGCAGGCGTTATCTACACGACCAGATTTAGTACCACCAGCGTTTCTGGAAGAGTTAACCCAGTTACAGGACAAATTACCAGCTTTTCCCAATGAAATAGCTTACCAGTTCATTGAAGAGGAACTCGGTGCATCTCCAGAGGAAATTTATGGAGAACTTTCACCCCAACCCATTGCCGCAGCATCCCTAGGACAGGTTTATAAGGGTAGATTGAAAACTGGGGAAGAAGTCGCAGTTAAGATACAACGTCCTGACCTGCGGGAAAGAATTACAATAGATTTATATATTCTGCGGAAACTTGCCGCTTGGGCGCAGAAAAATATTAAACGGGTACGTAGTGATTTAGTTGGGATTCTCGATGAATTAGGCGATCGCATCTTTGAAGAGATGGATTACATTCATGAGGGGGAAAATGCCGAGCGTTTTCAAAGCTTATACGGTCATTTCCCAGACATCTATGTACCGAAAATATACTGGGAATATACTAACCGTCGTGTCTTGACGATGGAATGGATTAACGGCACTAAGTTAACCCAAACTGCTGAAATAGAAGCCCAGGGAATTAATGCACGTTACCTGATTGAAGTGGGTGTACAGTGTTCTTTGCGACAATTATTAGAACATGGATTTTTCCATGCTGATCCACACCCAGGTAATTTACTTGCCACCCCGGAAGGTAAACTTGCTTACCTAGATTTTGGGATGATGAGCGAGATTCAGCCACCCCAAAGGTATGGTTTAATTGAGGCGATCGTTCACGTTGTGAATCGGGATTTTGACGGTTTAGCCAATGACTATGTGAAGCTAGATTTTCTGTCTCCAGATACAGATTTAAGACCCATTAGTCATGCATTCTCCCAGGTTTTCGCCGATGCACAAACAGCGAGTGTTGCTGATTTAAATATTAAAAGTATCACCGATGATTTATCCGCATTAATGTATGAGTATCCTTTCCGGGTTCCACCTTACTATGCATTAATTATTCGGTCTTTGGTGACATTAGAAGGGATTGCGATTTTTATTGACCCTAATTTTAAAGTTCTCAGTGAAGCCTATCCCTATGTTTCTAAACGCTTATTAACTGACCCCGCACCCCAGTTAAGAGAATCTCTCAAAGATTTACTATTCAAAGATAATAGTTTCCGATGGAATCGTCTAGAAAATCTATTAACAAATGCCCGCAGTAATCAAGACTATGATTTTAATTTAGTTTTAAATCAAGCTGTAGATTTTCTCTCCTCGGAACGTGGCTCATTTATCCGCGATCGCCTGGTGGATGAATTACTCAAAAGTCTTGATGCTCTAGGAAAAAATATCCTCCACAACTTTACCTATCTCCTGCGAGAACAGGTAGGAATTACATCAGTGAAAGAAGCCCCAGGAGCTACCGACGAGCAACAAAAAAATCTCGAACATATCAAGAGGATTTTACAAGTTCTTCAGGAAACCAGGGGCTTTGATGCCACCCAATTAGCTCCCCAAGTTGTCAAAATCTTAGTGAATCCGGGAGTCCAAAAATTAGGGCAACAAATTGCTATTCAACTTTTACAAAAAGCAGTAGCTCGATTAATCAGAGAACTATTAGCAGAAGATACGGAGACAGTCAAAACTCCCAACTTAAATCAACCAGCTTTACCTGGGAGAATCTAA